The following are encoded in a window of Rissa tridactyla isolate bRisTri1 chromosome 3, bRisTri1.patW.cur.20221130, whole genome shotgun sequence genomic DNA:
- the TTLL2 gene encoding probable tubulin polyglutamylase TTLL2, with translation MEVMADDYDTRDILRPLVFRLHENVPAIVREVLLERGWTEFDKKEQDDADWNLYWRNSPFRMTDHHSIKPWQRLNHYPEAVQITRKDYLARHLKRMKGAYGSALYEFSPVAFIMPNDYIKFIAEYSKERQSIGRRPSYWICKPVDLSRGRGILIFQDIKDLVYDCTVIVQKYISNPLLISGYKLDLRLYVCVTSFCPLTIYTYEEGLVRFATEKFDLSSLDNVCAHLTNTSINKCGASYKKYKEGIGCGCKWTFSKFRSYLRIFGVDDMLLWQKINNIVILTLLAVTPLPVASNCFELFGFDILIDDKFKPWLLEVNYNPALCLDCSIDDTVKRKLLHDIVELLNYKQIDAFRRNQVAGTKAGRRQVPWSTAGESAAREAPGLLTCRKVAKCTSASSIQSDLQAAKGSIPKVATLTKKTARAHPRKTLTSQLREKMSMPKIPSQAKSEAKHKQLPGAGHSPHKPAQLSHWLPTPDFCNYKLTTRPYFLSDKDQRPIPRVGDFVLIFPFNEAALQASRDGTDVKSIIKEIKKLVSKQLPSKQQNTKKGGGYLTSV, from the coding sequence ATGGAAGTGATGGCAGATGACTATGATACAAGAGATATCTTGAGGCCTTTGGTATTCCGTCTCCATGAGAATGTCCCTGCAATAGTCCGTGAGGTTTTGCTGGAACGCGGCTGGACTGAATTTGACAAAAAGGAGCAAGATGATGCAGACTGGAACCTGTACTGGCGGAACTCACCTTTCCGCATGACAGACCACCACAGCATTAAACCATGGCAGAGACTCAACCACTACCCAGAAGCTGTCCAGATCACCAGAAAAGACTATTTGGCAAGGCATCTGAAACGTATGAAAGGAGCATATGGATCAGCTCTGTATGAATTTAGTCCAGTGGCATTCATCATGCCCAATGACTATATCAAATTTATAGCAGAATACAGCAAGGAGAGACAGTCAATAGGCAGAAGACCTAGCTACTGGATTTGCAAGCCTGTGGATCTCTCCCGTGGAAGGGGCATACTCATTTTCCAAGACATTAAAGACTTAGTATATGACTGTACAGTCATTGTGCAGAAGTACATTAGCAACCCATTGCTCATTTCAGGGTATAAACTGGACCTACGCCTTTATGTGTGTGTCACCAGTTTTTGTCCCCTCACTATTTACACCTATGAAGAAGGACTGGTGAGGTTTGCCACTGAAAAGTTTGACCTCAGTTCTCTGGACAACGTCTGTGCCCACCTAACAAACACCAGCATCAACAAATGCGGAGCTTCgtataaaaaatataaagaaggGATTGGCTGTGGCTGCAAGTGGACATTCAGCAAGTTTCGTTCTTACCTTCGAATATTTGGGGTCGATGACATGCTCCTTTGGCAGAAAATCAATAACATAGTGATTCTCACCCTGCTTGCTGTAACCCCCTTACCAGTGGCTTCCAACTGCTTTGAGCTCTTCGGCTTTGACATCCTGATTGATGACAAATTCAAGCCATGGCTTTTAGAAGTCAACTACAATCCGGCCTTGTGTTTAGACTGTTCCATTGATGACACTGTGAAAAGAAAACTTCTTCACGATATTGTAGAACTGCTGAACTACAAACAGATTGACGCTTTCAGGCGAAACCAAGTGGCAGGGACAAAGGCTGGCAGAAGGCAGGTGCCCTGGAGTACAGCTGGTGAGAGCGCTGCCAGGGAAGCTCCTGGCTTACTCACTTGCCGAAAAGTGGCTAAATGTACTTCTGCTTCTTCCATACAATCTGACCTGCAGGCTGCAAAAGGATCGATTCCTAAGGTGGCTACCCTGACCAAGAAAACTGCCAGAGCACATCCAAGAAAAACACTGACTTCCCAGCTGCGGGAAAAGATGAGCATGCCAAAAATACCCTCCCAAGCAAAATCTGAAGCCAAACATAAACAGCTTCCAGGAGCTGGGCATTCTCCACACAAGCCTGCCCAACTCAGCCACTGGTTACCTACACCTGACTTCTGCAACTACAAGTTAACCACGCGCCCCTATTTCCTCTCTGATAAAGACCAGAGGCCTATCCCCCGCGTAGGAGATTTtgtccttatttttcctttcaatgaAGCTGCACTTcaagcttccagggatgggacagatGTAAAGAGCatcataaaagaaattaaaaaattagtgaGCAAACAGTTACCATCAAAGCAGCAGAacacaaagaaaggaggaggctATTTAACTTCTGTGTAA
- the UNC93A gene encoding protein unc-93 homolog A isoform X2, which translates to MFWSFLSDFYFSSLLTEDSRAYSLHSEEGLGVASLSVLYAALILSSMFLPPVLIKKLGCKWTIAGSMCCYIAFSLGNFYASWYTLIPTSVILGLGGAPLWSAKCTYLTIAGNSYAEKAGKNGKDIINQYFGVFFLIFQSSGIWGNLISSLIFSQASNKVEISEENLACCGAYDCMTDTTNTTGSAEPSNSLIYTLLGIYTASGVLAVLLIVMFLDQIKSDQAETEKEILETPSFWSTFLATFQQLKDKRQCLLIPLTMYSGFEQGFLAGDYTKTYVTCALGIHYVGYVMICFSAVNSLCSLLFGKISQFTGRKLLFGLATVTNTACIIALLLWKPHPKQIAVFFVFPALWGLSDAIWQTQTNGLYGVLFEKHTEAAFANYRLWESCGFVIAFGYSTKLQVYIKLYILLSVLVLSMVTYGVVEYLEAKSSPGTPPATKKENVGPVTQETHM; encoded by the exons TTCTCTAAGTGTTCTCTATGCTGCACTCATCTTATCATCCATGTTCCTCCCCCCAGTCCTCATCAAGAAGctgggctgcaagtggaccaTCGCAGGCTCTATGTGCTGCTACATCGCGTTCTCCTTAGGGAATTTCTACGCTAGCTG GTACACACTAATCCCTACCTCTGTGATCCTGGGCTTAGGAGGAGCACCACTCTGGTCTGCCAAATGCACTTACCTCACCATTGCTGGCAATTCATATgctgagaaagcaggaaaaaatgggaAGGACATTATCAACCAATACTTTGGGGTCTTCTTTCTGATATTTCAGTCCTCCGGCATCTGGGGAAATCTTATCTCATCCTTGATATTTAGTCAAGCTTCCaacaaag TGGAAATCTCAGAAGAAAACCTGGCATGCTGTGGAGCGTATGACTGCATGACTGACACCACTAACACCACGGGGTCAGCAGAACCCTCCAACTCCTTAATATACACTCTGCTAGGGATCTACACCG cTAGTGGTGTGCTAGCTGTGTTGCTGATTGTTATGTTTCTGGACCAGATCAAATCTGACCAAGCagagactgagaaagaaataCTAGAGACACCATCCTTTTGGTCTACGTTCCTAGCAACTTTCCAGCAACTTAAAGATAAAAGACAGTGTCTTCTAATCCCTCTGACAATGTACAGTGGGTTTGAACAGGGATTTCTTGCTGGTGACTACACAAAG ACATATGTGACCTGTGCCCTGGGGATACATTATGTTGGTTATGTGATGATCTGCTTTTCAGCTGTAAATTCCCTCTGCTCTTTGCTCTTTGGGAAGATCTCTCAGTTCACGGGCAGAAAACTTCTATTTGGATTAG CCACAGTTACAAACACCGCCTGTATAATAGCACTACTGCTGTGGAAACCTCATCCTAAACAGATTGCTGTGTTTTTCGTATTCCCTGCTCTTTGGGGCCTATCAGATGCCATTTGGCAGACACAAACTAATG GACTCTATGGCGTTTTATTTGAGAAACACACGGAGGCTGCCTTTGCCAATTACCGTCTCTGGGAGTCATGTGGATTTGTCATTGCCTTTGGTTATAGCACCAAATTGCAAGTCTACATCAAACTGTATATTTTATTGTCTGTGCTTGTGTTGTCTATGGTGACGTATGGAGTGGTTGAATACCTGGAAGCTAAGAGCTCCCCTGGGACACCTCCTGctacaaagaaggaaaatgtaggacCTGTCACCCAGGAAACACACATGTAA
- the UNC93A gene encoding protein unc-93 homolog A isoform X1, with protein sequence MERNLKNVLVISFGFLLLFTAYGGLQSLQSSLHSEEGLGVASLSVLYAALILSSMFLPPVLIKKLGCKWTIAGSMCCYIAFSLGNFYASWYTLIPTSVILGLGGAPLWSAKCTYLTIAGNSYAEKAGKNGKDIINQYFGVFFLIFQSSGIWGNLISSLIFSQASNKVEISEENLACCGAYDCMTDTTNTTGSAEPSNSLIYTLLGIYTASGVLAVLLIVMFLDQIKSDQAETEKEILETPSFWSTFLATFQQLKDKRQCLLIPLTMYSGFEQGFLAGDYTKTYVTCALGIHYVGYVMICFSAVNSLCSLLFGKISQFTGRKLLFGLATVTNTACIIALLLWKPHPKQIAVFFVFPALWGLSDAIWQTQTNGLYGVLFEKHTEAAFANYRLWESCGFVIAFGYSTKLQVYIKLYILLSVLVLSMVTYGVVEYLEAKSSPGTPPATKKENVGPVTQETHM encoded by the exons TTCTCTAAGTGTTCTCTATGCTGCACTCATCTTATCATCCATGTTCCTCCCCCCAGTCCTCATCAAGAAGctgggctgcaagtggaccaTCGCAGGCTCTATGTGCTGCTACATCGCGTTCTCCTTAGGGAATTTCTACGCTAGCTG GTACACACTAATCCCTACCTCTGTGATCCTGGGCTTAGGAGGAGCACCACTCTGGTCTGCCAAATGCACTTACCTCACCATTGCTGGCAATTCATATgctgagaaagcaggaaaaaatgggaAGGACATTATCAACCAATACTTTGGGGTCTTCTTTCTGATATTTCAGTCCTCCGGCATCTGGGGAAATCTTATCTCATCCTTGATATTTAGTCAAGCTTCCaacaaag TGGAAATCTCAGAAGAAAACCTGGCATGCTGTGGAGCGTATGACTGCATGACTGACACCACTAACACCACGGGGTCAGCAGAACCCTCCAACTCCTTAATATACACTCTGCTAGGGATCTACACCG cTAGTGGTGTGCTAGCTGTGTTGCTGATTGTTATGTTTCTGGACCAGATCAAATCTGACCAAGCagagactgagaaagaaataCTAGAGACACCATCCTTTTGGTCTACGTTCCTAGCAACTTTCCAGCAACTTAAAGATAAAAGACAGTGTCTTCTAATCCCTCTGACAATGTACAGTGGGTTTGAACAGGGATTTCTTGCTGGTGACTACACAAAG ACATATGTGACCTGTGCCCTGGGGATACATTATGTTGGTTATGTGATGATCTGCTTTTCAGCTGTAAATTCCCTCTGCTCTTTGCTCTTTGGGAAGATCTCTCAGTTCACGGGCAGAAAACTTCTATTTGGATTAG CCACAGTTACAAACACCGCCTGTATAATAGCACTACTGCTGTGGAAACCTCATCCTAAACAGATTGCTGTGTTTTTCGTATTCCCTGCTCTTTGGGGCCTATCAGATGCCATTTGGCAGACACAAACTAATG GACTCTATGGCGTTTTATTTGAGAAACACACGGAGGCTGCCTTTGCCAATTACCGTCTCTGGGAGTCATGTGGATTTGTCATTGCCTTTGGTTATAGCACCAAATTGCAAGTCTACATCAAACTGTATATTTTATTGTCTGTGCTTGTGTTGTCTATGGTGACGTATGGAGTGGTTGAATACCTGGAAGCTAAGAGCTCCCCTGGGACACCTCCTGctacaaagaaggaaaatgtaggacCTGTCACCCAGGAAACACACATGTAA